Proteins encoded by one window of Lacerta agilis isolate rLacAgi1 chromosome 11, rLacAgi1.pri, whole genome shotgun sequence:
- the PTCD2 gene encoding pentatricopeptide repeat-containing protein 2, mitochondrial — protein sequence MAAAVGSSNGILRETVRCCMRGTLVAAGCLSCPQGAKRYLLTEDVLQLHGFQQHKLEVGYKLYGEKDTYFKTIEDKLAKNMLILRDELKLLLHLCQTKDEVEIVKRVIYRYHAENKNVAFGGFRFGPLFMRLCYEMNLEATALELIKDQALHGFFSESSSFNILMDLLFTKGRYESALEVLLEMKRQGVKFSSDTYLLAVAICYKLNNSESRRICTTLLEDGQLKGVNISRRVYYFAVAFALKQNDISRARSFYSHIINTESRVCTNLTILLQVATGDLEDLVQRLKTASEPSVSSFVKKPEFCMEVLATAKEKLEDIPALCVQFEEIVAKLQASGQTIPQTLDDLLCQPPRSKKHPLQLLKLNQISRRTLKPIHSALLAE from the exons ATGGCAGCGGCAGTGGGCAGTTCCAATGGAATCCTGCGAGAGACCGTCCGGTGCTGCATGCGGGGCACGCTCGTCGCGGCCGGCTGCCTGAGCTGCCCGCAAGGAG CCAAACGTTATTTGTTAACAGAAGATGTTTTGCAATTACATGGTTTTCAGCAACATAAGTTGGAAGTGGGATATAAACTATATGGTGAGAAAG ACACATATTTCAAAACTATTGAAGACAAGTTAGCCAAAAATATGCTAATTCTCAGAGATGAATTGAAATTGTTGCTGCATTTGTGCCAGACGAAAGATGAAGTGGAAATAGTCAAGAGGGTGATATACAG GTACCATGCTGAGAACAAAAATGTGGCCTTTGGTGGTTTCAGATTTGGTCCTCTTTTTATGAGGCTGTGTTATGAAATGAATCTTGAAGCAACGGCACTGGAGCTCATCAAAGACCAG GCTTTGCACGGCTTCTTTTCAGAAAGCTCATCATTCAATATTTTGATGGATCTGCTCTTTACAAAAGGTCGTTATGAAA GTGCTCTGGAAGTGCTGTTAGAAATGAAGAGACAAGGTGTCAAATTCAGCAGTGATACCTATTTGCTCGCAGTTGCGATATGCTACAAGCTG AACAACTCGGAGTCCAGAAGAATTTGTACTACGTTACTTGAAGATGGGCAGCTCAAAGGAGTTAATATATCAAGAAGAGTTTACTACTTTGCAGTAGCATTTGCTCTGAAACAG AATGATATTTCCAGGGCTCGCTCCTTTTATTCTCACATCATAAACACAGAAAGCAGAGTTTGCACTAATCTGACA aTTCTTCTTCAGGTTGCAACTGGTGACCTAGAAGACCTTGTCCAGAGACTGAAAACGGCTTCAGAGCCCAGTGTTTCAAGTTTTGTAAAAAAACCAGAGTTCTGTATGGAAGTG CTGGCTACAGCCAAAGAGAAGCTGGAAGACATCCCAGCTCTCTGTGTCCAGTTTGAAGAAATTGTCGCCAAGCTGCAAGCTTCAGGACAGACCATTCCTCAGACTCTGGATGACTTGCTGTGTCAGCCGCCGCGCTCAAAGAAGCACCCCCTGCAGCTGCTCAAGCTAAACCAAATCAGCCGTCGGACTTTGAAGCCTATACACTCTGCTCTCCTGGCTGAGTAG